In Sulfuriferula plumbiphila, the genomic window TACTCTGACGCATTTTGGGCGTGAGCGTGTGGCGCTGGAGGACATCCGTCAGCCACACTACAGCTATGGCGCACTGCTCAAGATCACGCTGGCGCTGGGACGGCTGGTGAGTAAAATCACCGCGCCGGACGAGCATGTCGGCGTGTTGATGCCCAACCTCGCCAGCACGGTTGGTCTGGTGCTGGGCATGAATGCATTCCGGCGCGTGCCGGCCATGCTTAACTATACCGCAGGTGTGCAAAACCTGCTCGATGCCTGCACCGCCGCGCAGGTGAAAACCGTCGTCACTTCGCGTCAATTTCTCGAAACTGCCGAACTCGAACAGCAAGCCGCCGGTCTGGGCGAACAGGTACGCCTGGTGTATCTGGAAGACATGCGTGCTGGATTCGGCTGGCTGGATAAAGCCTGGCTGGCGGGCTATGCCATGTTGTTCCCGGCGCGCGCCGCCAGCCCAGGCAATGCCGATGCGCAGGCAGTGGTGTTGTTTACCTCGGGCTCCGAGGGCAGGCCCAAGGGCGTGGTGTTATCCAACCGGGCGCTGCTCGCCAATGTGGATCAAATCTGCGCGGCGATTGATTTTTCTGCAGATGAGAAATTTTTCAATGCATTGCCGATATTTCATTCTTTTGGTCTGACTGCGGGCGTCCTGTTGCCCTTGCTCACCGGCGTGTCCAGCATGCTCTACACCACGCCGCTGCATTACAGGCAGATCCCCGAAATGATTCGCGTGCGCGGCTCGACCGTGCTGTTTGGCACCAGTACCTTTTTTGCCAATTACGCAAAATTCGCCGCAGCGGAGGACTTCCGCAGCCTGCGTATCGTGGTGGCAGGTGCGGAAAAACTGACCGAGCCGGTGCGCGAGACCTGGCGCAGCAAATTTGGCATTGAACTGATAGAAGGCTATGGTGCGACGGAAACTGCACCGGTACTGGCGGTGAACCCGCTGACGGATATTCGCCCGGGCAGTGTGGGACGTTTGTTGCCGGGGGTAGACGCGCGCGTGGTGCCGATCCCCGGCATCCGCAGCGGTGGTGTGTTGCATGTGCGTGGACCGAATCTGATGTTGGGCTACTACCGGGTCGAGAACCCCGGCGTGCTGGAGCCGCCGGCGTCAGAAGTCGGCTCGGGCTGGTACAACACCGGCGACGTGGTCGAAATTGACCACGACGGTTTCGTCCGTATTGTTGGCCGCGTCAAACGCTTCGCCAAGGTGGCTGGCGAGATGATCTCGCTGGAAACGGTTGAGGCTATCGCCGCCCAGGCGGCGCCGGATTGTCAACATGGCGCGGCGACGGCGCAGGACGAACAGCGCGGTGAGGCGATAGTGTTGTTCACTACCGCGCAAGGGCTGTCGCGCGAGCTCCTGCTGGAGGCGGCCAGGACCATGGGATTGCCGGAAATCGCCGTGCCGCGC contains:
- a CDS encoding AMP-binding protein, which codes for MAATAQVEFVGPGAAESLYTRFLDTLTHFGRERVALEDIRQPHYSYGALLKITLALGRLVSKITAPDEHVGVLMPNLASTVGLVLGMNAFRRVPAMLNYTAGVQNLLDACTAAQVKTVVTSRQFLETAELEQQAAGLGEQVRLVYLEDMRAGFGWLDKAWLAGYAMLFPARAASPGNADAQAVVLFTSGSEGRPKGVVLSNRALLANVDQICAAIDFSADEKFFNALPIFHSFGLTAGVLLPLLTGVSSMLYTTPLHYRQIPEMIRVRGSTVLFGTSTFFANYAKFAAAEDFRSLRIVVAGAEKLTEPVRETWRSKFGIELIEGYGATETAPVLAVNPLTDIRPGSVGRLLPGVDARVVPIPGIRSGGVLHVRGPNLMLGYYRVENPGVLEPPASEVGSGWYNTGDVVEIDHDGFVRIVGRVKRFAKVAGEMISLETVEAIAAQAAPDCQHGAATAQDEQRGEAIVLFTTAQGLSRELLLEAARTMGLPEIAVPRRLEYIETLPVLGTGKVDYVSLQALAGGI